Part of the Peptococcaceae bacterium genome, ACGTCATCTACCAGTCGGCTGAGGACGGGCTGGCGGACACCATCAAACCCCGGCTGGAACGATCGGGTGCGGACTGTTCCCGAGTGCTTGTGATTGATGAAGCGGACAAAGAGTTAACGCTGTGCGATGAAAGACTGGAGCAGTCTGTTCAGGAAACCGGCGCGCGTCTGATTGTGCTTGATCCGCTGCAGGCCTATCTCGGTTGTGATGTGGACATGTACCGTGCCAACGAGGTGCGTCCGGTAATTAAACGTCTGTGTTCCATGGCAGACCGCACCGGCTGCGCTGTCATCCTCATCGGCCACATGAATAAGGCGCAGGGATTGAAAGCTTCCTACCGTGGTTTGGGCTCCATTGATTTCAGGGCGGCGGCAAGGAGCGTGCTTCTGGTCGGGAGACTGAAAGATAACCCAGGTATCCGGATCGCTGCCCACGATAAAAGCAGCCTGGCTCCTGAGGGAAAATCCATCGCGTTTTCTCTGGATGCGGAGAACGGTTTTCAGTGGAAAGGATACTGCGACGCCACGGTGGACGAAGTTCTTTCCGGAACCGGCTCCGTAAAGACCAAGACGATGCTGATGGAGGACGAACTGAAAAAGTTGCTGACCGATCC contains:
- a CDS encoding AAA family ATPase, with the protein product MQKKKNRLIRMSDIPSEQVRWLWYPYIPYGKVTIIQGDPGEGKTSFVLAMIALLTNGEPLPEEEAASPPINVIYQSAEDGLADTIKPRLERSGADCSRVLVIDEADKELTLCDERLEQSVQETGARLIVLDPLQAYLGCDVDMYRANEVRPVIKRLCSMADRTGCAVILIGHMNKAQGLKASYRGLGSIDFRAAARSVLLVGRLKDNPGIRIAAHDKSSLAPEGKSIAFSLDAENGFQWKGYCDATVDEVLSGTGSVKTKTMLMEDELKKLLTDPVSVEEVFRRAAELGISERTVNIAKKNIGARSVKLGSQWYWQIPDSRM